Proteins encoded in a region of the Pelmatolapia mariae isolate MD_Pm_ZW linkage group LG6, Pm_UMD_F_2, whole genome shotgun sequence genome:
- the LOC134628619 gene encoding heme oxygenase-like — protein METEKKTHTAAEQMTDRDLSEQIKKVTKESHVRAENTELMLSFQRGKVTLPQYKLLLCSLYEIYQALEEEMDRNSDHPSVAPIYFPAELARLKSIENDLEYFYGQDWREKIVIPAATKRYSHRLRQIGKENPEFLLAHAYTRYLGDLSGGQVLGRIAQKSMDLKNGDGLSFFAFPGVSSPNLFKQLYRSRMNSVELTEEERNGVLEEAVRAFEFNIQVFEDLQKMLTVSDNNLQSSITQSKPVKANTLHMSENIYTSSLLRMVLGLFVALATVSVGMYAL, from the exons ATGGAAACCGAGAAGAAGACACATacagcagcagagcagatgACTGACAG GGACTTGtctgaacaaataaaaaaagtgacTAAGGAGAGTCACGTTAGAGCAGAAAACACAGAACTGATGCTGAGCTTCCAGAGGGGAAAGGTCACGCTTCCGCAATATAag ctcctcctgTGTTCGCTGTATGAGATCTACCAGGCTTTGGAGGAAGAGATGGACAGGAACTCGGACCATCCGAGCGTCGCACCTATTTACTTTCCTGCTGAACTGGCCAGGCTGAAGTCCATTGAAAATGATCTGGAATACTTCTATGGTCAGGATTGGAGAGAGAAGATTGTCATTCCTGCAGCCACTAAAAGATACAGCCACAGGCTCAGACAg ATTGGCAAAGAAAACCCTGAATTCCTGCTTGCCCATGCTTACACCCGGTATCTGGGTGACCTGTCTGGGGGACAGGTTCTTGGTCGGATCGCTCAGAAGTCCATGGATCTGAAAAATGGTGATGGTCTGTCCTTCTTTGCCTTCCCTGGGGTGTCCAGCCCCAACCTGTTCAAACAGCTCTATCGCAGCCGAATGAACAGTGTGGAGCtgacagaggaggagaggaacgGTGTGCTGGAGGAGGCTGTCAGGGCCTTTGAGTTCAACATTCAG GTCTTTGAAGATTTACAGAAGATGCTGACTGTCTCTGACAACAACCTGCAGAGCTCGATAACACAGTCCAAGCCAGTAAAGGCGAACACACTCCACATGTCAGAAAACATTTACACTTCTTCGTTGCTCAGGATGGTCCTGGGACTGTTTGTGGCTCTGGCTACTGTCAGTGTGGGAATGTACGCTTTATAG